A genomic stretch from Methanomassiliicoccales archaeon includes:
- a CDS encoding dihydrolipoyl dehydrogenase encodes MVREYDLIVIGSGAGMNIVDRARRIGLRVALIENGPLGGTCLNRGCIPSKIWTYPADVIRLIEDSHKVGVRAEVTHTDFELVRKRMWNLILHDRQQMERAVEADEGLDFYHMTGYFIDRKMLQVGDEKIRAEKIMIACGARTRVPEIPGLEDAGYLTSETIFDIDRLPKSLVILGGGYKACEFAHFFSAFGTAVTIIGRNPRLLPKEEPEVSALVLKEMSRFLDIRVNQEVIKINRGRKRHTIIFKDRETSARNEVEAEKILVATGVRSNADLVRAESSGIALDDKGYIVVNEFLETNVPGVWAFGDVIGRNMYRHTANYESEIAWNNAFGTKKIAVDEHAVPHAIFCYPQVASVGLTEAEAVKRGYDILIGINMYSSCAKGYAMAEENGFVKVIVESTTRKIIGASIVGPEAAILLQPLVYLMNAGDQSYHPIARSQTIHPALSEAVVGAFGRLHPHGQHDHSHE; translated from the coding sequence ATGGTTAGAGAATATGATCTTATCGTCATTGGTTCTGGCGCTGGCATGAATATCGTCGATCGCGCGCGTCGAATAGGTTTGCGCGTTGCTCTCATCGAAAACGGACCGCTTGGTGGTACATGCCTCAATCGCGGTTGTATTCCTAGCAAGATATGGACTTATCCTGCTGATGTCATTCGATTAATAGAAGATTCACATAAAGTAGGAGTCAGGGCTGAAGTGACTCATACCGATTTCGAGCTCGTCAGAAAGAGAATGTGGAATCTTATTCTCCATGATCGCCAACAGATGGAAAGAGCAGTTGAAGCCGATGAAGGACTCGATTTCTATCATATGACTGGATATTTCATCGATCGGAAAATGCTGCAGGTCGGTGATGAGAAAATCCGCGCTGAGAAAATCATGATCGCATGTGGTGCGAGAACACGCGTTCCAGAAATTCCCGGCCTTGAAGATGCTGGTTATCTTACATCCGAAACGATCTTTGATATCGATCGTTTGCCAAAAAGTCTTGTTATTCTCGGAGGAGGTTATAAGGCGTGCGAATTTGCTCACTTCTTTTCTGCTTTCGGAACCGCTGTGACAATCATTGGCCGAAACCCTCGTCTTTTACCGAAAGAGGAACCTGAGGTGAGCGCACTCGTTCTCAAAGAGATGTCACGTTTTCTTGATATCAGAGTTAATCAGGAAGTCATCAAGATCAACAGAGGAAGAAAACGGCATACAATCATTTTCAAGGATCGTGAGACCAGCGCAAGGAATGAGGTCGAGGCGGAGAAAATTCTTGTCGCGACTGGAGTAAGAAGTAACGCGGATTTAGTCCGTGCTGAGTCGAGCGGCATTGCACTTGATGACAAGGGGTATATTGTCGTCAACGAGTTCCTCGAAACAAACGTTCCGGGTGTGTGGGCGTTCGGTGACGTCATCGGCAGAAATATGTACCGTCACACGGCAAATTATGAGAGTGAGATCGCATGGAATAATGCTTTTGGGACGAAAAAAATCGCAGTCGATGAGCATGCCGTTCCCCATGCCATTTTCTGTTATCCCCAAGTCGCAAGTGTTGGCTTGACCGAAGCTGAAGCGGTGAAACGCGGATATGATATTCTCATAGGAATCAACATGTATTCCAGCTGCGCTAAAGGCTACGCTATGGCCGAAGAAAATGGCTTCGTAAAAGTGATCGTTGAGTCGACGACAAGAAAGATTATTGGCGCGAGCATTGTTGGGCCAGAGGCTGCAATACTTCTCCAGCCACTCGTCTATCTCATGAACGCTGGAGATCAATCGTATCATCCGATAGCACGGAGTCAGACAA